In a single window of the Nicotiana tomentosiformis chromosome 8, ASM39032v3, whole genome shotgun sequence genome:
- the LOC104116878 gene encoding ferrochelatase-2, chloroplastic, with translation MEAGTISRLLQPMKLQSSNLSNFSSNSSMFCPRTRLMPACHVSHGGQETNPTEQELSMVLSSENKKSSVFGGSSLHRPVHKRDPVGKTFCSVGAYTYPGSIAESPSQTTEEKIGVLLLNLGGPDTLHDVQPFLFNLFADPDIIRLPRLFRFLQRPLAQLISVLRAPKSKEGYAAIGGGSPLRKITDEQASALKMALETKEVPANVYVAMRYWHPFTEEAVHQIKRDGITKLVVLPLYPQYSISTTGSSVRALQNIFKDDSYLSRLPVAIIESWYQRQGYIKSMADLIEKELHNFSNPEEVMIFFSAHGVPVSYVEDAGDPYRDQMEECISLIMNELKARGTNNDHTLAYQSRVGPVQWLKPYTDEVLVELGKKGVKSLLAVPVSFVSEHIETLEEIDMEYKELALESGIENWGRVPALNCTSSFITDLADTVIEALPSAMAMSTSTSTEEEVDNDPMQYFIKMLFGSLLAFVFLFSPKMVSAFRKNIL, from the exons ATGGAAGCAGGGACGATCTCTCGGCTTCTTCAACCAAtgaagcttcaaagttcaaatcTTTCCAATTTCAGCTCTAACTCTTCGAT GTTCTGCCCTCGGACAAGGTTAATGCCTGCTTGCCATGTCTCACATGGTGGACAAGAAACGAATCCTACCGAGCAGGAATTGTCTATGGTTTTATCTTCAGAAAATAAGAAGAGCAGTGTATTTGGTGGATCGTCTTTACATCGTCCAGTGCACAAGAGAGATCCAGTCGGCAAAACGTTTTGCTCTGTTGGGGCGTATACATATCCCGGGAGCATTGCTGAATCTCCTTCACAGACAACTGAAGAAAAGATTGGGGTGCTACTTTTGAATCTTGGAGGACCAGACACGCTTCACGATGTTCAGCCTTTCTTGTTCAACTTATTTGCTGACCCT GATATTATACGTCTCCCTAGATTATTCCGATTTCTCCAACGCCCATTAGCACAGCTCATTTCTGTTCTCCGAGCCCCGAAGAGTAAGGAAGGGTACGCTGCAATTGGAGGCGGTTCCCCTTTACGAAAGATAACAGATGAGCAG GCTAGCGCGCTAAAAATGGCACTAGAAACAAAGGAAGTTCCTGCAAATGTCTATGTTGCAATGCGTTACTGGCACCCATTCACCGAGGAAGCTGTTCACCAG ATTAAAAGAGATGGGATTACGAAGCTCGTAGTGCTGCCTTTGTATCCTCAATATTCTATCTCTACAACTGGTTCGAGCGTCCGTGCCCTACAAAATATTTTCAA GGATGACTCTTATCTGTCTAGACTGCCAGTTGCTATCATTGAATCCTGGTACCAACGACAAGGCTACATCAAGTCCATGGCAGACTTGATAGAGAAGGAGTTGCATAATTTCTCTAACCCTGAGGAG GTGATGATTTTCTTTAGCGCCCATGGAGTGCCAGTTAGTTATGTGGAAGATGCTGGTGATCCATATCGAGATCAGATGGAGGAGTGCATTTCCTTGATAATGAATGAGCTGAAAGCTAGAGGAACTAACAATGATCATACCTTGGCTTATCAG AGCCGAGTTGGACCTGTACAGTGGTTGAAACCATACACTGACGAAGTTCTTGTTGAGCTTGGCAAGAAAGGTGTAAAGTCTCTGTTGGCTGTTCCAGTAAG CTTTGTGAGTGAGCACATAGAGACTCTTGAAGAGATTGATATGGAATACAAGGAATTAGCACTTGAATCAGGAATTGAAAATTGGGGTCGCGTTCCTGCTCTGAATTGCACCTCATCCTTCATAACTGATCTGGCAGATACAGTTATTGAAGCATTGCCTTCGGCTATGGCAATGTCGACGTCCACTAGTACAGAGGAAGAGGTTGACAATGATCCAATgcaatattttataaaaatgcttTTCGGATCACTATTAGCATTCGTTTTTCTGTTCTCACCAAAGATGGTATCGGCTTTTAGGAAGAACATCCTTTAG